In Argonema galeatum A003/A1, one DNA window encodes the following:
- a CDS encoding ABC transporter permease yields MWKYIAKRLLSLLPVLLGITLLVFALLHLIPGDPAVVLSGERATPEQVEALRQQLGLDRPLPLQYLAFLEKLIRFDFGTSIISGIPIADEIKNRWPATFELSVAAILVAITLGIPAGIFAAVRKNSWLDNLLMSGSLIGVSLPVYWLGLLLIYLFAVNLQLLPPSGRISVETGFNFKAITNFYVMDALFKFDIATLKDVLAHLILPALTLGTIPLAIIARITRSAMLEVLLQDYIRTAKAKGVPAYLVIFQHALKNALLPISTTIGLQFGNLLGGAILTETIFSWPGIGSWIYEGILARDYPVVQGGVVFVSATFVLINLLVDISYALFDPRIQYK; encoded by the coding sequence ATGTGGAAATACATCGCCAAACGCCTACTCAGCCTCCTACCAGTTTTATTAGGAATTACCCTTTTAGTATTCGCATTGTTGCACCTAATACCGGGCGATCCAGCCGTGGTACTATCAGGAGAAAGAGCCACACCAGAACAAGTAGAAGCACTCAGACAGCAGTTAGGTTTAGATCGGCCTTTACCCCTACAATATCTCGCATTTCTAGAAAAGCTAATTCGCTTCGACTTTGGCACCAGTATTATCAGCGGTATTCCAATTGCCGATGAGATAAAAAATCGCTGGCCTGCTACATTTGAGTTATCCGTCGCTGCAATATTAGTAGCAATTACTTTGGGAATACCAGCCGGAATTTTCGCCGCAGTTCGCAAAAATAGCTGGCTCGATAATCTCTTAATGAGTGGATCTTTGATTGGTGTTTCTCTACCAGTATACTGGTTAGGATTATTGCTAATTTACTTATTTGCAGTCAACCTACAACTCCTACCTCCCAGCGGGCGAATTAGTGTTGAAACTGGTTTCAATTTCAAAGCAATCACAAACTTTTATGTAATGGATGCCTTGTTTAAATTTGATATAGCAACCCTGAAAGATGTGCTAGCTCACCTTATTTTACCAGCACTGACATTAGGCACTATCCCCCTAGCAATTATTGCTCGGATTACTCGCAGCGCCATGCTGGAAGTGCTATTGCAAGATTATATACGCACTGCTAAAGCAAAAGGCGTTCCCGCATACTTAGTTATATTCCAACACGCGCTGAAAAATGCTTTATTGCCAATTAGTACAACTATCGGTTTGCAATTCGGCAACCTTCTTGGTGGAGCCATTCTCACTGAAACAATCTTTTCTTGGCCGGGAATTGGTTCTTGGATATATGAGGGAATTCTAGCGCGGGATTACCCTGTTGTGCAAGGCGGGGTGGTGTTTGTGTCAGCGACTTTTGTGCTAATTAATTTGTTAGTTGATATATCTTATGCTTTGTTCGATCCGAGAATTCAATACAAATAG
- a CDS encoding ABC transporter permease yields MNPLRRFLQSTSGKIGLILTIAILLISLLAPILHPYDPATDRNYLLRLKPPNSEHWFGTDGLGRDILVLVWYGMRTSLTVGLISVGLGLIVGLILGLIAGYFRGYLETVIGWLTDILLAFPSILLAIAIVTVSGPSLQSVMLAVGVVQIPIYIRLTRSMVLSLREQEFVIATKALGASPTRIIFNHILPSTLSPLVVQATLSIGTATLEAAGLGFLGLGAQPPTPELGTMLSDAFKSGYSLSSPWTTIFPGLFITLSVLAFNLLGDGLRDSLDPRS; encoded by the coding sequence ATGAATCCACTGAGACGTTTTTTACAATCTACTTCTGGGAAAATTGGCCTAATCCTAACAATCGCTATCCTACTAATTTCCCTTTTAGCGCCAATTCTCCATCCTTACGACCCCGCCACCGACAGAAACTATCTGTTGCGGTTGAAACCTCCGAATTCCGAACATTGGTTTGGCACCGACGGGTTAGGAAGAGATATTTTAGTTCTGGTGTGGTACGGAATGCGAACTTCTCTTACTGTCGGACTGATCTCGGTAGGATTGGGACTGATTGTAGGATTAATTCTGGGACTAATTGCTGGGTATTTCCGAGGTTATCTCGAAACAGTAATTGGCTGGTTAACTGATATTTTGTTAGCTTTTCCTTCTATACTATTAGCGATCGCGATCGTCACCGTTAGTGGCCCCAGTTTGCAAAGCGTTATGCTCGCCGTGGGAGTAGTACAAATCCCGATTTATATCAGACTTACGCGCAGCATGGTACTATCCCTCAGAGAACAGGAATTTGTAATAGCAACGAAAGCTCTCGGTGCTTCACCGACGCGCATTATTTTCAATCACATTTTGCCCAGCACTCTATCACCTTTAGTCGTACAAGCCACTCTTTCTATAGGTACTGCTACCCTGGAAGCGGCAGGATTGGGTTTTTTGGGATTAGGCGCACAACCTCCTACTCCAGAATTAGGAACCATGCTATCTGATGCTTTTAAAAGTGGCTATTCTCTTTCTTCACCTTGGACTACAATTTTCCCCGGTTTATTTATTACCCTGAGTGTCTTAGCTTTCAATCTTTTAGGCGATGGTTTGCGCGATAGTCTAGATCCCCGTTCTTAG